The DNA window ttatatcgAACAGATAAACGAAGCAGTTTATCTCAAGTAAGGTGTATTAgaggtgttaataccttctctttacAGGTTAGGAGAAtatgataactccataaaaatcaaataaacaaattttaaaattcagttctcaatcaactcaatattgaatggtaaaattaaaaagaaaaattcaattaaaaagaaaaaaaaacctgagtcaatcTAGCTAACTCGCAAGACTTGTGATTTGGGACATGAGACggtgataaccccataaaaatcaaatgatattaattcttaatcaaatctatagaaagcaaattaaaacaaattataaaattcattacCCAGTAAACTCAATATtcgagaataaaattaaaacacaactaaattaaaaattttaaaaaataccaaagtgAAAAGACCATGGCATTTCATCATTCATCCCTACAATGAAATGCCATGACCTCCTAATATATGTTAACTAGCTAGCTACATTACCGTgactgaaatatatatttttttgtcaacacataaaaaatataaacatcaaTAAAGCGCTTCACACCatcaaagaaattatgaataatatattttattttaataattttattttaataaaaaatccataaacttatatatatatatatatatatataaacaacctAATTATTAATGATTTGAAGTAAGGTCAAAAAAAGGTTTCTTAGTTAAAATTCTATCACCTAAATAGACaacaatttgcttttttttttccctcgcatttgaatcataatattttttttcctagaagAAAACAACAGCTTACCAGAGTCAAGGAAAAAGTCCTGAGTTAGatcaattttcttaataaaaaaaaaagtacaaaccattgctaatatattttgtagcaacaagattttttttttacgagataaaaattttatgcattcatttaataaaacaaataaagaattaaagatGTTAGTAAATGTTAAAAAGATTTgttaatgataactaaaaaaacaagtcaagaaGTTGAGAGACCCCTGACTTGGGCTTTTGCCTAACTTGggtttcaaattaaaccaaaCCAGAGCCGATTAGATGTGAGCCgattaaaaattagtttgataACTAGGAAATTGTTTTCTAGTTGATGTCATCgtaatctctctcttctttttttataaaatataataacaatatttttgatCGACCTGGATCAAATTAAGTTAATCTGCAAAACACTCGAGCCGGGCAATGAGATGgatttaataacttatttttttaaaattttttttatcaaactatacaacaataaaaattgacatgcatccaaaaaaaaaacccatagaaTACAACTCAAAAAAAGAAACCTATCATGAGGGGCTTCGTatattaatttcatccattgCGAGAGGCCTAACACGTTTTAAACTTGTTAAAACCATCTATTGTGGCATCCAATAGCTTTGGAAAATTGGGTTTCACTTTCACAAATAAGGTGTGTcctagaattaaataaaaagaaaaattaaaagcgGCCTTCGCCACGTATTAAACATGCCAATAATAGAGacatgttgtttttaaaaggtGAATGATCCTACCTTACCGAGACAGAGAAAGGAAGAGATAACAAATGGGAGGTGGAGAAGGCTTGGTCTGTGTAACTGGTGGAGCTGGTTTTGTTGCTTCATGGCTGATAATGAGGCTTCTTGAACATGGTTACACTGTCAGAACCACAATTAGATCTAGCCCAGGTGAGCATACGTTTTTCCCCTTTAATCTTGAAAATTCTTGTATTTGCCCTTCCTAAATTAGTATGGCTACATATAGCCAAAGTACGTAATTGTAACTCAactaatatttctttcttttattcttaattaGGAGCTCTCAGATTAAGAAATATCTTTCGAATAAAATGAAGTGTGCATAATCATGTGGACatctattaataattaatttgttgaatgCTGAAATGTGTGTGCGTTAAACATGACATGACCCTGATAATCTCTTTTTGTACTATATGCATGGCCAGGAATTAGCAAAGACATAAGCTACCTCACAAACCTAGCAAGAGCGGCAGAGAAACTGCAAATCTTTAACGCAGATCTTGACGATCCAGACAGTTTCAATGAGGCCATTGAGGGATGCATGGGAGTCTTTCATCTCGCGTTCCCCCTTGACTTCGCTGATAGAGAACCAGAAGAAGTGATCACCAAAAGAGCTGTTGATGGCACTCTAGGGGTTTTGAGAGCATGTGTAAATGCAAAGACAGTGAAGAGAGTTGTCTGTGCTTCTAGTCAAGCCACAGTTATATATagtggtgatggtgatgagaAGGTGGTGGATGAGAGTTCGTGGACCAACATAGATTATTATAGAAGCCTAAATCGTTTTGGCACTTCCTACTTGGTTGCTAAGAATAAGACTGAAAGGGCAGCTCTTGCTTTTGCTGAGCAATATGGATTGGATCTTGTGTTCTTGATTCCTCCACTAATCGTCGGTCCTTTCATATGCCCTCGCATCCCTGAATCGGTCCGATGGTCACTATCTTTGATTTTTGGTGagctaatttgttttggtttaactTTAATTGGGACTATTTAGAACTTGAATTTTATCTTGTAGCATATGTTCaaatcttttttactttttaatatttttatgtagtgttattaaactcggtcgACACGGAAAGTTAACagctttagaattttttaaaaaaattaatctggaATCtacatcattaattttaaactgACTTGGGTTCATTCTTTTAATCCACAACAAAGGTTATAAACATGTTTAATGACTTTGTTTGTGTGCGCAGGTGAGAAACGATTGTATCATCTCCTTATCAAGCTAAATGTGGTGCACACAGATGATGTAGCCAGGGCGTATATATTCCTGCTCGAATTCCCTCATGCAAAAGGAAGGTATATTTGTTCATGGGAAGAAATATCCATCGATGAGATGTCTGAATTTCTTTCCACTAGATACCCAGAATTTCAGATTCCCACGAAAGAGTGAGTTGCATATCTTGAGCCTATATTTCTTTCCTGGTATTAATTCTTCGGCAAAATTCATCGATTAGtaacttttattagattttatgttAGTTAATTTGACACAAAATTTAAGGAAAACAAGATCAATTGGATGGAATTAGACGAATTGGAAGAATGAGATAGAAGTTGAGAGCAAATTCCATATATTTTTTGCATATGTTTCCAAACTTATGTATTTGCCCGTAGTTCCTTGATGGACATTAAAGGATTCAAAATGCGTGGCCTCTCACCCAAGAAGCTCTTGGATTGTGGATTCAAATTTGAGCACGGTCTTGAAGACATGTTTGATGGGGCAATTCAATCATGCAAGGAGAAGGGATTTCTTTAGATTCATTCTCGCACCCACGTATTACATCTtatcttataatatatatattatatattttcattatttcgcacgcatgtaaaatattaataaaaattcctTCCTTGTAATTGTCTGTCATTGTAATCAATATTTCACTCAAGTGAAATATTgagatatcaaatatatataatttttaaaatataatgattaatttaaattttttatgtaaattttaaaatcagcacataTTTGTGACGGGTTTTCTACTCTAGtcatctatttttaattttattcttaattaacAAACTCGATTTAATTGCCCTTGAAATGATGtagttgtataaaaaaatatacgaagataaaattaaaaaagaatttataaacaGTAGCTCTACAGTAAAATATAATGCATAATATTATCAGCTCTTACAATGAAAAACTCATGCATTGTAGTTTTTTACTTAATAATGTGTTAGCAATTTTTTAAACACacatttcataattaaaaaaaataaaagaaagccCTTCTCCATCAGAATCTTGAAGGCTTGCTTGAATTCAAAGACAGTGAAACGAGTTGGTAGCTTTTAATGACAGTGGCGTGGAAATGATGGATGAAAGTTACTGGAGCAATGTTGATTATATCAGAGCTTCAAGCTTATCCATGGGTCCTTGCTTTATTTCCAAAACTTCAACGGATTAATTAGACCTTGTAACTTTCATACCAAGCATTACCAACCTATATTAATCTTGGCCCCTTCATTTGTCTAAACATGCCTGCTTCAGTTCACGCATCACGTGGTGCTACTTATAATTAACTCTAAAATGCGTGGATATTCACTGtagcagggtttttttttttttttgcttttgttttttttacatgtatttttttgcttttttttttttacccaaaattgatttcttcttcttctttttgttttttttttaaaaatttttttatttcaaaattatctttgctaatttttttaaatattgagctggttgaaaatttaactatgtagtttttttctttaaaacattgtggattgctataatattcacatacattgttttttttatttatttatttattctttttttttcaaaatggtctttgtagattttattttttttatattaagttggttgagaatttagctttgtagttttttttaaaaaaaaaacaatatgaattgctatagtgtttcccctacatagtttttgttttgctgcagtgtttccccatatattttttaaaaaaattatctttatcaaatttattttttcaatattgagttgactGATAATCTAactttagctttccccatatgttttttttatttttttatttttctttttttccaaaattgtcattttttacatatttttttttcagaattatttttgttaattttatttttttactattgagctggttgaaaatttagtttttttgtctttttctttaaaacactgtagctttccccgcgtgtttttttttccgcttttgtttccttttttgtacattttttttttcatttcttttacccaaaattgacttcttcttttttttagatagcctttgtcggtttttttatatatattgagctggttgagagattagctttgtaactttttttttaaaaaaaaatattatggattagtacagtgtttcccttacatggtttttgtttggctacactgtttcccccacatgttttttttttaaattatctttattaaatttattttttcaatattgagttggttgagaatttagctttagctttagctttccccactttttttttcatttttttaaattttccccacgttttttcattataattataattataattataattattattatattgtattatattatataactgtttttttcttttgttttttgtttttatttttttaatgaattttttttgtttgatttagtttgttaatgttaaattttttttatttagttatcaaattttcatgatatgaatctcgggtttgatgggttaacctgatttgacgagttatttttttcatttagtttagtttgttaaagttaattttctttctatttaattatcagactttcatactttcatgacatgtaTCCTGGActtaacgggttaacttggtttgataggttaacccggttaattctaggtaaacccgttatttttttttctatttagttatcaaactttcatgacgcaaatcccaggttttacgggataacctggtttaaaaggttgacccaattaattcaatgtttttttttctttttcttcattagttttttccttcctgttgattttttttctttgttttttttaattaatctatttaattatcacacttttatgacacgactttatagccagacccacatccagtattcttgggtccggtgttacagccagactcacttaaacttggatcatgcaagtttaattttattattaatattataaatattactcttaggtcaggcgttgcagccaaacccaagattcttgggtataactttacagaaaaacccaagatttttaaatttttattttttttaatattttttatgcaaaaacaaTAACCCGAGGCATCAcgcgggtatcaaagctagttaaatattaaaacctgtaaatttaaaacttataattaaatattattaatcttgGCCCCTTCATTTGTCCAACGATTTTGTGGAggtaaattctataaaaaacaatgatggagAACCGAGAATAACCAAGACAAGATTCGACAGGTATCCACTACCAAAACGTTGAATTAGCTTTCTTTCAGTAAGAGTGTTTAGAGCGTGgttatgaatgttttttaaaatattttttatttataaatatattaaaatattattaaaaaaaaacaaacaattcatgtatttatatgtggagtttttttataaaaaaaaaataatgcagtacaaataaaatattgaagaaatcgtataattaaaaacttaattgaaaatattataaaatcataaatgatatattaaatattaaaacctgtaaatttaaaacttataattattgtctattatttttataattaaaaaaataaataaaaattatcattatcacgataaagatattaaataatatttatttgttttttaaattcaaaattcaaaattattttttaaaaaaactaatattttgtaaataaatcGCATATACTATATGCTGACTCTCAATCAATACATTATCTGTAATTTTAtagactatattatttttttaattaattttttaacggtgctattttttttaattaatgtgctacttatatatatatat is part of the Populus trichocarpa isolate Nisqually-1 chromosome 2, P.trichocarpa_v4.1, whole genome shotgun sequence genome and encodes:
- the LOC18110108 gene encoding vestitone reductase isoform X2; protein product: MGGGEGLVCVTGGAGFVASWLIMRLLEHGYTVRTTIRSSPGISKDISYLTNLARAAEKLQIFNADLDDPDSFNEAIEGCMGVFHLAFPLDFADREPEEVITKRAVDGTLGVLRACVNAKTVKRVVCASSQATVIYSGDGDEKVVDESSWTNIDYYRSLNRFGTSYLVAKNKTERAALAFAEQYGLDLVFLIPPLIVGPFICPRIPESVRWSLSLIFGEKRLYHLLIKLNVVHTDDVARAYIFLLEFPHAKGRYICSWEEISIDEMSEFLSTRYPEFQIPTKDSLMDIKGFKMRGLSPKKLLDCGFKFEHGLEDMFDGAIQSCKEKGFL